TGGTTCAGCCGACTTTGATATTCATTTTCTGTTGCCCGTTTGCTGGCCAGGGCCTCAGCGCGTCCGGCATCGTATTTGTTAAACCAGATGGGTATGTTTACTGCCACGGTAAATCCCCAGGGATCCTGCCCTGCGTCTGGTGTCGTTGGATTGACAACAGGATCACCAACTTGGATGTAATTCAAACCTAAGGTAATGTCCGGATAGTTTTCGAGACGGGCTATTTCCTTTCTGGCTTCGGCGCTTGCAATCTTGCGCTGCAACATCTCGAGTTCCGGATTGTTTGCTTCAATCGCAATCGCGAGTGAGCGTGCATCCAGTTCTTCAATTGGTGGCGCCTGCCAGGTTGGCCAGGGAAGAGAACTATCAGTGGATAAGGCCAGAAGTTCGTTAAGTTGTGCCGATTGGGCAACACGTTTTTGTTCGAGGGATTGTAATTGGTCGGCTATTTTGCCTATCTCGACTTTCAGGCGGAGCAGTGTGTTGAGATCTCCGCCAACTTTGACCTTTTCCTCGGTAATAGGCTCAAGTTTTTCCAGTAGTGCAAGATTTTCGCGCGTCAGATTAATCGCATGTCCGGTGTAGCCGTATTCATAATACATTAACGAGACAGCACGTGCGAGGGTCAGCTGGCGGTTCTGATAAGCAAACCACAGGGCCTCGGCTTCGGCTGAGGCGGCAGCTTCGCGACTGCCCAGCTTACCGAACCAGGGGATACGTTGGCTTAATACGAAGGCATTTTCCTGCGGTCCCGTCCGGGTTTGTATCGACTCAACAAAATGGGTTATCTGAAATGTTGGATCGGGTAGGGCCGAGACTTGTGGTATGCGTTGAGTTGCCGCGTCGTAATGAGCTTCGAATGCCTTGAGCGAGGGATTCGCCTTCTGTGCCTGTTGTAAGTAAGCTTCGAGTGTCGTTGCCGTAAAGGCCTTTTCCTGCCCGAGGGAGAGATGGGCAATGAATAGGCATATGCCCAATCTCAAGCAACTGATGAATCGAAAGCTTCCCATGTTTTCTTTTTTTGATCCACAGATTACACAGATATTCGCAGATTATTGCCAGCTATCATTTCTCTATGAATCTGTGGATTAATTTCTTCAATGTCCGCAGATACAGGCGTATTCCTCGTAGTCGCATGTTGGGCAACTGCTGAAGTTCAGGTAAAATTTTTCACGGACGGTTTTCGATGCAGGTGTGGTTTTGATTTGTAAGACGACAGGCATGTTTTTGATGTCCGGGAGTGTTTGGTCCGAGATCAGAGTATTATCTTTCTCGATAAACTTGATCCGGGTCGGATTCGAACGATCCCCTCCGATGAGAGTCACTTTTTGCTCGCTTGGCTCGATTGCCTGATAGTCATCGTTGAGGAAAGTGATTTGTACTTTCTTGTCAGGCGTTACAAAGAACTCGGCGCGCGGCTCAACCTTTGTGATGACGCGTCCACCGTTGGGACCGGGTTTCTTCTTATGATGTTTTTCAGTATGAGCATGACTACCGTGTCCATGATCATGGTTGCCACCTGCGAACAGCGTAGTGCTGCTCAAGCTGCTGGCTAGAACGAGTGCTATTATGATGTGATTAATCTTTTTCATGATTTGATTTATGTGCTTTAATTATTGAGAGGCCGCTGCCTTTTGTTCGATTGAGTGTTTTGCGGCCTTGCGGCAAAATGTGTAGAAGATTGCAGGTGTGACACCGAGTCCAAGCAGGGTGGAGCTAATGAGACCACCAACGATCACAACGGCAATTGGATTGAGGATTTCCTTCCCGGGTTCGTTTGCAGCCAGAAGCAACGGAATGAGTGCCAAGCCTGCAGATATCGCAGTCATCATGACGGGGATTAGGCGCTCCAATGTGCCGCGCTCGACCATTGCCCTGGTGAATCCTTCACCTTCATGACGCATCAGGTGCAGATAATGAGATATCAGCATAATATTATTTCGTGCTGCAATTCCACTGACTGCGATAAACCCAACAAGGGTTGCGATGCTTATATTATTCAGGGTATAGCCAGTGTAAAGAATCCCACCGATCAGTGATATCGGTATGATGGTAAACACAAGCATGACAAAGGTCAGGCTGCGGAAGTAGCTGTAGAGCAGAACCCCAATCACGGCCAGGACGATTGCCGAGGTGATCATAATGATGCGTTTGGCTTCAGCCTGTGCCTGATACTCACCTTCGAATGATATGGTATAACCGGCAGGCAGCTTAACCTGTTCATTGACTACTGCTTGAAGTTCTTCTACGGCGGTATTCAGGTCCGGTATGGTTGGATTGATCGAAACGACAAAGCGCCGTAATGTGTTTTCCCGAAGGATGGTGTTGGGACCGGTTGCATGGCGGATATCTACGACATAACGGAGCGGAATCTGTTGTCCACTGAGTGTATCAATATATAAGTTGGACAGTTTTTCCGGTGATTCACGCCATTCCTGCGGTAAGCGAACGACCAGATCGTAAACGCGTTGGCCTTCGTAAATTTCTGCCACGGCTTCTCCACCCATGAGTGTGGCCAGTTGTTCATTCAACTCACCCGGTGTGATCCCGTAGGCGAGGGCGCGCTCGCGGTCCACTTCAATGCGGAGCTGCGGGATCGGTGCCTGTTGCTCCATGCGGGCTTCTTCCAGGCCGGGAATGGAACGTGCGATGGCAGTGACCTGTTTGCCGAGCCTGCGTAACTCATCGAGATTAGGTCCATATATTTTAACGGCAACCTTTGCCGAGACACCACTGAGCATATGGCCGATGCGATCGGACAAGGGTGTGCTCAGCGCGCTGAATGTGCCGGGCAGTGTTCGCATTGTTGTGCGAATGTCCTCTTTGATTTCGGCCTGGCTGCGCTCGGTTTCTTCAAGGAACTCCACATCAAACTCCACTGTCGAAACCGGGACAACGTGATCGCCTCGCTCTGCTCTGCCAACCCGGTAACCCACGGTTTTTACCTCCGGTATTTGTAACAAAAGATCCTGTGCTGTGTCGGCGATCTCCGTGGTTTGTTTAAGCGATGTTCCAGGTGCGGTGGTGGTTGCGACGAGGACGGTTGGCTCCCGGAATGGAGGTAGGAAGTTGCCTCCCATGTTTATGAGGACTCCATAAGCTATATATAAGAGTATGCCAGTGAAAAAGAGAACGAGTAGTGGGTAGGAGAGTGATACTTTCAGCCAGGTGTGTTTAAAGACCCACTTCAAGCCTGCTGCCACGAAACCATCGCCATGCTCTTTCCCAGGCTTGGGATTCAGGAGAAAGGAACTTAATACCGGGATCACGGTGAGTGATACAAAAAAGGATGCCGCCATGCTGACCATTGTTGCAACTGCGATGGGGGCGAAGAGTCTTCCTTCGACGCCGCTCAGTGCCAGCAGGGGCAGGAATACGAGAATAATCAGCACAGTTGCGTAAAGAATCGATGATCGCACCTCAGCCGAAGCTTGGGCGATGACTTCCAGTCGTGGCTTTGGTTCTTTGAATGAAGCGTTTTCCCGAAGGCGCCGAAAGACGTTCTCGACATCAACGATGGCATCATCCACCACCATGCCGATGGCAACAGCCAGACCGCCAAGTGTCATTGAGTTTACACTCAGGTCAAAGAGCGCAAATACAATGACCGTGATCCCTAGTGACAGCGGTATTGCTGTTAAGGTGATGAGTGTAATGCGAACGTTGAGGAGAAAGAGAATCAAGGTTAGCGCCACCATGATGGCACCGTCACGAAGTGCTTCTTCCAGATTGCCAATGGCCAGATGAATAAAATCTGCCTGGCGGTAAACAGTGACCAGCTCAACGCCTTCGGGCAGGGTTTTGCCGATGTCTGTAATCACGTCTTCGACTTGTTTCGTCAAGGCAAGCGTGTCGAAGCCTGGTGATTTTGTAACACTGAGAATAATCCCGGGATAGCCGCGTATTGTTTCACCATTTTCTACTTCCAGCTCCTTTGAGCCCAACCCTGCTTCGCCTCGCATGGGTTCGACATCCCATGCGATGTCGGCGACATCACTCAATCGAATTGGCCGGTCATTTTCATAGCGGACAACCGTATCGCCGATGGCATTCATATCGGTTGTCATTGCGAGGTTGCGCACCATGATTTCCTTGGCGGAATCAGTCAGGAAGCCGCCGGTTGTGTTCCTGATTGCATTGGCGGTTGCATCACGGATTTGTTCAAAGGTTACCTCCAGGGCGAGCATGCGATCGGGGCTGGGTTGCACTTGCAATTGCTTTACACCGCCACCCATGGACAACACTTCTGCGATTCCTGGAATCGATTGCAGTCTCCTCGCAACAGTCCAGTCGGCGATGACACGCAGGTCACGTGGTTCTGTTTCATCGCTCGGGTCAATCAGACCGACGAGCATGATATTACCCATGAGTGAAGCAACGGGTGTCAGGTAAGGTGTGATGCCCTCCGGCAGTTCTGCTGCGGCTCCGGTTAATCGTTCCTGGACAAATTGTCGGGCCTGATAGATGTCGGTGCCCCAATCGAATTCGACAAAGATGAGTGATAAGCCCACGTCATTGACGGCTCGTAACCGTGTCACTCCGGTTACGCCCATCAATGAATTCTCCAGTGGAATGGTGACAAGTGTTTCGACTTCCTCCGGAGCCAATCCTGGCGATTCCGTCAGTATGGTTACCGTTGGCTTGGTTAAGTCCGGTAATACTTCGACTGGCAGATTCATCGCCTGACGCACGCCAAGAACAAGGATCACCAGTGCACCAACCAGTATCAGCGCACGTTGCGAAAGGGAAAAGCGTATCAGCTGGTTAAGCATTCTCTTCGCCCTTTCGCGTATGGCGCTTTGCAAGTAGTCGTTGCAGTACGACGAGGAAGAGGCATGTCATGACTGCGGCATAGATCAGCAAAGGCATGTTCGTTTTTGCTTCGGGTTCAGGCAGCATTCCCTGGGCTGCCAGTTTCGCTTTGCGATTCGCCTCACGTTGCTCGTCCGTCATTTCAGAGCCGTCTTCATTGTGCTCATGGCCATGGGCGGCATCGAGCGCTTCTTTCAGCGACATGCTGCTTCCGCCTCCGGTAAAGCTTAGTAGGTATGAGCCGCGGGTGACCACTTCGTCGCCCGGGAAAAGCCCACTCAGGATTTCAACAGACTCATCGTTTTGCTCACCGACAACAACGGGCACGCGGACGAAACCATTGGCCAGATCGAAATCACGAACAAAGACAACACGTTGCGATGGGTCGCCCTGGATGGAGTCTTCGGGGACAGCAAGGATATCCCCGCGAGTGGCAATGATAATTGAGAACTCGGCTCGCATGCCTGGGCGTAATTTTCCATCGGGGTTTGCAACTTGAAAGATACCTTCAATCGTTCCGGCTTGACGGTCGGCATCGACACCAAATCGTGTCAAGGTGGCCATAATGGTTTCATCTCCCAAGGCTTGGACATGAATTCGCGCCTTGGTGCCAATCCCGATTTGTGATGCTTCTTTCTCCGGTATTTGTGCGACAGCCCACATTTGTGAGCGATCCGAGATATCCATCATCTCAGCTTCGGGTTCTACGGGTTGCCCGAGTTGAACATGCGAGCTGATAACCAAGCCATCCTGCGGCGCTGTCAAAGTGACCGTTGGCGGCGGGTTGCCAAGCTGGCGGCTTTCTACTTTTGCCAGCACTTGTCCCTTCTTGACAGTATCACCCTCGAAGGCCTCAAGCTCGACCACGCGACCGGCAATGCGCGTTGATAATACAGAATGATTTTCAGGGATTTGCTCTATGCGACCAATTGCAAACAGGGTCGTTTCAAAAACCTGCTCTTCGACCTCCACGGATTCGATGCGGAGATTTTTTATTCCGTTGTCATCCAGGATGATCGTGTTATCGGCCCGATTGGCGGCAAAGCCAACTTGTGCCGATAGAAAACTAAAAATGCAAAGTACTGATAAGTGTGATTTATTCGTCATGGCTAATGGTCTCGTTCATTGATGAGTCCGAAGAAAGATTGCTTGCTGTCGCGGCCTCCCAGTTAATCAACGTTTGTTCGTAGTCGCGTAGGATTGCCAGATTGGCGGATTGGATTTTGAGCTGTTGTTCCTGGGATCGAAAGACATCCCGCAGATCGATTTGTCCAGCGGCATAGGCGTCGTTCATTTCGCTTAGATTGCTGTCGACCAGTTCCGTAATGTTGGCCTCGTAATGGGCTGCCTGCTG
The Rubellicoccus peritrichatus DNA segment above includes these coding regions:
- a CDS encoding efflux RND transporter periplasmic adaptor subunit, with protein sequence MTNKSHLSVLCIFSFLSAQVGFAANRADNTIILDDNGIKNLRIESVEVEEQVFETTLFAIGRIEQIPENHSVLSTRIAGRVVELEAFEGDTVKKGQVLAKVESRQLGNPPPTVTLTAPQDGLVISSHVQLGQPVEPEAEMMDISDRSQMWAVAQIPEKEASQIGIGTKARIHVQALGDETIMATLTRFGVDADRQAGTIEGIFQVANPDGKLRPGMRAEFSIIIATRGDILAVPEDSIQGDPSQRVVFVRDFDLANGFVRVPVVVGEQNDESVEILSGLFPGDEVVTRGSYLLSFTGGGSSMSLKEALDAAHGHEHNEDGSEMTDEQREANRKAKLAAQGMLPEPEAKTNMPLLIYAAVMTCLFLVVLQRLLAKRHTRKGEENA
- a CDS encoding efflux RND transporter permease subunit, giving the protein MLNQLIRFSLSQRALILVGALVILVLGVRQAMNLPVEVLPDLTKPTVTILTESPGLAPEEVETLVTIPLENSLMGVTGVTRLRAVNDVGLSLIFVEFDWGTDIYQARQFVQERLTGAAAELPEGITPYLTPVASLMGNIMLVGLIDPSDETEPRDLRVIADWTVARRLQSIPGIAEVLSMGGGVKQLQVQPSPDRMLALEVTFEQIRDATANAIRNTTGGFLTDSAKEIMVRNLAMTTDMNAIGDTVVRYENDRPIRLSDVADIAWDVEPMRGEAGLGSKELEVENGETIRGYPGIILSVTKSPGFDTLALTKQVEDVITDIGKTLPEGVELVTVYRQADFIHLAIGNLEEALRDGAIMVALTLILFLLNVRITLITLTAIPLSLGITVIVFALFDLSVNSMTLGGLAVAIGMVVDDAIVDVENVFRRLRENASFKEPKPRLEVIAQASAEVRSSILYATVLIILVFLPLLALSGVEGRLFAPIAVATMVSMAASFFVSLTVIPVLSSFLLNPKPGKEHGDGFVAAGLKWVFKHTWLKVSLSYPLLVLFFTGILLYIAYGVLINMGGNFLPPFREPTVLVATTTAPGTSLKQTTEIADTAQDLLLQIPEVKTVGYRVGRAERGDHVVPVSTVEFDVEFLEETERSQAEIKEDIRTTMRTLPGTFSALSTPLSDRIGHMLSGVSAKVAVKIYGPNLDELRRLGKQVTAIARSIPGLEEARMEQQAPIPQLRIEVDRERALAYGITPGELNEQLATLMGGEAVAEIYEGQRVYDLVVRLPQEWRESPEKLSNLYIDTLSGQQIPLRYVVDIRHATGPNTILRENTLRRFVVSINPTIPDLNTAVEELQAVVNEQVKLPAGYTISFEGEYQAQAEAKRIIMITSAIVLAVIGVLLYSYFRSLTFVMLVFTIIPISLIGGILYTGYTLNNISIATLVGFIAVSGIAARNNIMLISHYLHLMRHEGEGFTRAMVERGTLERLIPVMMTAISAGLALIPLLLAANEPGKEILNPIAVVIVGGLISSTLLGLGVTPAIFYTFCRKAAKHSIEQKAAASQ
- a CDS encoding TolC family protein, whose product is MGSFRFISCLRLGICLFIAHLSLGQEKAFTATTLEAYLQQAQKANPSLKAFEAHYDAATQRIPQVSALPDPTFQITHFVESIQTRTGPQENAFVLSQRIPWFGKLGSREAAASAEAEALWFAYQNRQLTLARAVSLMYYEYGYTGHAINLTRENLALLEKLEPITEEKVKVGGDLNTLLRLKVEIGKIADQLQSLEQKRVAQSAQLNELLALSTDSSLPWPTWQAPPIEELDARSLAIAIEANNPELEMLQRKIASAEARKEIARLENYPDITLGLNYIQVGDPVVNPTTPDAGQDPWGFTVAVNIPIWFNKYDAGRAEALASKRATENEYQSRLNQLKSDLSASLARLNDANRRLKLYGEELLQLAEQAAEITRSSYESGRTGILEVIDSERSLLELQTLYWRAAADAWQQRIVIQTLANQPLLGTLNPVSEE